In the Endozoicomonas sp. SCSIO W0465 genome, TGGAAGAACTCAGTGAACAGCTGATGATTCAGAAAGAGGAAATTGAGCGAAAAAATAAAGATATTAAGTTATCCAGTAAAAAGATAACGGAAAAGGCGGAGGAGCTTGCCCGGGCCAGTCAATATAAATCTGAGTTCCTTGCCAATATGTCTCATGAGCTTCGTACGCCATTGAACTCTTTATTGCTCCTTTCACAGATGCTGGCAGAAAACGACGAAGGCAACCTGACAGAAGATCAGGTGGAGTCGGCACAGGTTATCTACAACGGTGGTAAAGAGTTGCTGGAGCTGATTAACGACATCCTTGATCTGTCCAAAGTTGAAGCGGGAAAGATGTCGGTCAATCTTGATGATACGCCTTTGGAGGAGATTAAAGGCAGTATTGAAACCATGTTCAATCCTCTGGCGGAAAGCCGAAGCTTGCAATTCCGGGTCTGTATAGAGAGAGGTGCGAGCAAGTCTGTTTTCACTGACAGCCAGCGACTAATGCAAATTGTTAAGAATTTCCTTTCGAATGCGTTCAAGTTTACCGAGCAAGGCAGTGTTCAGGTAAGCATGTTTAATGAAACCCGGTCTGGCCACTTTTCAGAAGATACATGGCTTGGTTTTGCTGTTAAAGATAGCGGGATTGGTATTCCCAAAGAGAAGCAGGCATCTATTTTTGGATCATTCCAGCAGGCCGATGGTTCTACCAGCCGAAAATATGGCGGCACCGGACTCGGTCTGGCGATATCCAAAGAGATGGCCGAGCTTCTGGGTGGCTTTATTGAGCTGGAAAGTAAGGAAGACGAAGGGACGACCTTTACTCTGTTTCTTCCAGTCAATCCAGTCTGTTCTCTTGAACCTGAGCCAGTATTGGCAGAAAACTATGTGTCCGATGTGTTTGATCAGTCCTCTGGAGCCGATGAGCCAGGCAGTGTTTCCCATGAGCCACCAGAAAAGGATAAGCCGGAGGTGGGGGGGGCTGAACCCCCGGTTATGCAAACGTTTGATTACCAGCTACTGGTTATTGAGGATGATCCTCACTTTGTTGCCATTCTTCATCAATTGGCCGACAAGCATCAGTTTGGCTGTTTGTATGCATCGACGGGAGAACAGGGACTTGCATTGGCCCGACAGCACCAGCCATCAGCCATCATTCTGGATTTAGGCTTGCCGGATATGGATGGTCAAGAGGTGCTTAGCCATTTAAAAAGTGATGAGGAAACCCGGCATATACCGGTACATATCGTATCGGGACGGGATCCCGGATCGGTTTCCAGTCCGGGAGCTGTTGGCTACTTAATGAAGCCAGTGAGTGTGACAGATATTGATAAAGTGTTTCTGACCCTTGAGAAGGCCATTAGCCAGGATATTCGTGATGTGCTGATTCTTGATCTGGATGCAGAGCAGCGATCTCAATTAGGCAATATGTTGGAGCAAAAAGGCCTTCATGTTGGTTATGCCAGCTCCGCAACGGATGCCGAGAAGGAGCTTGATGACCATCACTGGCACTGCCTGATTATGGACCTGGAGTTAGGAGAGATAGGCGGGCTGGCATTTTTGGAAAAAATGAAAGGCAAGCTGGGATCTGATATGCCTTCAGTAGTGATTCATACGGCACGTCCTGTTGATAAAACAGAGCACTCCCGGCTGCAGGAATTTACCAATGCCATAGTGATAAAAGGTGAAAGGGCCCTGGAAAGACTCACTGATGAAGTCAGCCTGTTCTTGCATACCATCAATGAGGATCAGGTTGATGATAAGACAGATGAAACCGTGACCGGGTCAGAGAAGCGTCTTGATGGACACAAGATTTTGCTGGTTGATGATGATTTGCGCAATACCTTTGCCCTGTCCAAAGCGCTTCAGGGTATGGGGCTGGACGTTGTGTTGGCAGACCATGGTAAAAATGCGATCAGCAAGCTTGAGGAAGAAGACGGCATTGAACTGGTGTTAATGGATATTATGATGCCGGTTATGGATGGCTACGAAGCCACCGCGATTATTCGGCAAAAGAATGAATTTAAAGAGCTTCCGGTGATAGCCCTGACCGCCAAGGCAATGGCTGATGACAAGGCAAAATGTCTTGAGGCGGGAGCCAATGATTATATGACCAAACCTCTGGATATGGACAAGCTGACAGCAATGCTGAAGGTGTGGCTGCTGCGATGATGGAGACATACCCGGTAGCTGATCTGGAACGACTGGAACTGGAATTACTGCTGGACGCTGTCAAGACACGCTACGGCTATGACTTTCATGACTATGCCAGGGCATCAATGATACGTCGGGTAAGAAAATACATGGAGCAGACCGGCATCCATCAGGTCAGTGAGTTGATCCCACTGTTCCTGCACGATCATCGTGCATTTTATCGGTTTGTGAAAAGCCTTTCCGTTGTGGTTACGGAAATGTTCCGGGATCCGGATGTATTTCAAGTGTTGAGAGAAGAGGTCATTCCTGTGCTCAAGACTTATCCGTTTATCAAGATATGGCATGCAGGGTGTGCTTCAGGTCAGGAAGTGTACTCTATGGCGATTCTGTTGGAAGAGGAGGGGATACTGGATCGTTGCCAGATTTACGCCACTGACTTCAATGATGATGCTCTGAAGCTGGCCAAAAAGGGGATTTATCCTGCGGAAAATATTGCGCTTTATGAAAATAATTACCGCCTTTCAGGGGGTAAGAATCAGCTGGATGACTACTGGGTAAACCTTTATGACGCCATCAAGATCAACAGCCGTTTATCGGACAGGGTAACGTTTGCCAATCACAACCTGGTGACTGACGGTGTTTTTGGTGAAATGCATCTGGTGATGTGCCGCAATGTGCTGATTTATTTTAATGAACAATTGCAGGACAGGGCGTTAACGCTCATTAACGACAGTTTATGCCCAAGGGGGTTTCTCTGTATCGGACGAAGGGAAAACCTGAAGTTTAGCCCGATCAGAAATCACCTTGAGGGTGTCA is a window encoding:
- a CDS encoding response regulator → MSSESSSENSQRKTGGLALTLFLWFIVLSIGPVVIVGLNEYQTGKEAIIKDRYDQLSSVNFQLTQRINEYFDTVLTNLFIMASPSEAFITELVMAPGYKTQPVSEFINSREYGDIYEQYSMEYVDFLRFYDYSDVILGDAAGNILYTVNEYSDLGRNLFSSELENTLFSQAVKASFYDQQPKYADLAAYPPIGNENVVFLILPLADTHQKPIGFIAVQIHPKNIQVMFDSGESSTVGLSSFLVGKDRKIRFGTQFEHYQALEFGEDNPLINLWLSHLEDDGSYRESEAHFGAIIADNAHSHEESGEHGLESFSGDLDALNLEEESVLNRAAKASLSHIRSYLHGEEVLGIYLPINIAGTPMAMLSEVTHRHAFASVQDFRKRLFVLIAITFALVVVIAFVVTRQLVKPIRLITRWVNRVAAGDYEKGSVLRGNNEISELSRSFAQMTDRLRTVSNENTRKNWLQEGMAGLYNSVRGEQDMAELCRNIVTYIARYLDMHSGAMFVKDDKKLLQLMGTYAWRKRNQHANCFEMGEGLIGQAALEREVIEITRVPDGYMDIESGLGCARPGHLIIVPLCYENELKGVFEFARLGPMTDEQSLFLDHSVESIAIAINSAQYRTRVNQLLDTTTLQSEALKEQKEELRSVNEELEKRAGILEESEEELKAQSEELQKSNAELEELSEQLMIQKEEIERKNKDIKLSSKKITEKAEELARASQYKSEFLANMSHELRTPLNSLLLLSQMLAENDEGNLTEDQVESAQVIYNGGKELLELINDILDLSKVEAGKMSVNLDDTPLEEIKGSIETMFNPLAESRSLQFRVCIERGASKSVFTDSQRLMQIVKNFLSNAFKFTEQGSVQVSMFNETRSGHFSEDTWLGFAVKDSGIGIPKEKQASIFGSFQQADGSTSRKYGGTGLGLAISKEMAELLGGFIELESKEDEGTTFTLFLPVNPVCSLEPEPVLAENYVSDVFDQSSGADEPGSVSHEPPEKDKPEVGGAEPPVMQTFDYQLLVIEDDPHFVAILHQLADKHQFGCLYASTGEQGLALARQHQPSAIILDLGLPDMDGQEVLSHLKSDEETRHIPVHIVSGRDPGSVSSPGAVGYLMKPVSVTDIDKVFLTLEKAISQDIRDVLILDLDAEQRSQLGNMLEQKGLHVGYASSATDAEKELDDHHWHCLIMDLELGEIGGLAFLEKMKGKLGSDMPSVVIHTARPVDKTEHSRLQEFTNAIVIKGERALERLTDEVSLFLHTINEDQVDDKTDETVTGSEKRLDGHKILLVDDDLRNTFALSKALQGMGLDVVLADHGKNAISKLEEEDGIELVLMDIMMPVMDGYEATAIIRQKNEFKELPVIALTAKAMADDKAKCLEAGANDYMTKPLDMDKLTAMLKVWLLR
- a CDS encoding protein-glutamate O-methyltransferase CheR encodes the protein MMETYPVADLERLELELLLDAVKTRYGYDFHDYARASMIRRVRKYMEQTGIHQVSELIPLFLHDHRAFYRFVKSLSVVVTEMFRDPDVFQVLREEVIPVLKTYPFIKIWHAGCASGQEVYSMAILLEEEGILDRCQIYATDFNDDALKLAKKGIYPAENIALYENNYRLSGGKNQLDDYWVNLYDAIKINSRLSDRVTFANHNLVTDGVFGEMHLVMCRNVLIYFNEQLQDRALTLINDSLCPRGFLCIGRRENLKFSPIRNHLEGVSNTLRIYRKIGS